The Micromonospora sp. M71_S20 genome has a window encoding:
- a CDS encoding NUDIX domain-containing protein — MDKALCYVVREGRLLVFRHTDYSHEEVGIQVPGGSVRPGEDPADAALREAREETGLTGFTVVRELGEVEYDISPLRFEVQRRHVFELAVNGAPPERWAGREDHDGEREPTRFECFWIPLEAAHVLQSGQGALVGRLFD, encoded by the coding sequence GTGGACAAGGCTCTGTGTTACGTGGTGCGGGAGGGACGGTTGCTCGTCTTCCGGCACACCGACTACAGCCACGAGGAGGTGGGCATCCAGGTTCCGGGCGGCAGCGTCCGCCCGGGCGAGGACCCGGCGGACGCGGCGCTGCGCGAGGCCCGCGAGGAGACCGGGCTGACAGGCTTCACCGTCGTGCGCGAGCTGGGGGAGGTCGAGTACGACATCAGCCCGCTCCGATTCGAGGTCCAGCGTCGTCACGTCTTCGAGCTGGCGGTCAACGGGGCCCCGCCCGAGCGGTGGGCGGGCCGGGAAGACCATGACGGCGAGCGGGAGCCCACCCGCTTCGAGTGCTTCTGGATACCGTTGGAGGCCGCGCACGTCCTGCAATCGGGCCAGGGCGCCCTCGTGGGCCGGTTGTTCGACTGA